One Gemmatimonadaceae bacterium DNA segment encodes these proteins:
- a CDS encoding DNA internalization-related competence protein ComEC/Rec2: MALITWLFLGYAAGLWLGFGGFVIPAGGAALLVAVRGASRRDAGAMLGAGALVLGVLVAQDAHAEDVACTRRALRTGAVRARLLEPLRAGGTASARAVSCGLRVRISAAAGATVASGTVVDVSGSFRRSGGGLAVRRARVVVHEAPALLERWRARVSAMMDRRFEDDAPLARALVLAEQYDLPSDLRTRYADAGIIHMVSVSGLHVSIIAGGLLAAFAAVGLPGRVAPFAAILVLVAYVAFIGAPPPAVRSAAMLALTHVAKWLQRPTCPWAIWAVGSGVSLIEPRIAIDLGWLLSVGGMAGLIASGGLASRWFGPLVGWRRPMVEGVVATGVATIVSAPIVAWTFGRLSVAAVVTNLAAGPLFNVAQPLLFATVLLEWIAPVAAYLGDATRAALALIGGVARIGAAIPFGVIAVAPSAVTGIAITVVAVSTVVACVVQRWQRPMGVALGALVLATWWPHLPGPAGRLELHVIDVGQGDAVALRSPRGRWIVVDAGNAWRGGDAGAAIVAPYLRRRGGDVVHVVMTHPHADHVGGVRSLVGLAGVDTLWDPGYHGASPAYREALDSALARRVVWKRAVAGDSMNLDGVRVDVLAPATSWVPMQTNPNEASAVLRIRYGTITMLLTGDAEAGAEGWLVQRYGRGLRADVLKVGHHGSGTSSTASFLDAVQPRLALISVGADNDYGHPSAAVLQSLDARGVHVLRTDDDGTIMLATDGVSIDYRTQDSRWTSLPRSHAPSSGSPR, from the coding sequence GTGGCACTCATCACCTGGCTCTTTCTCGGATACGCCGCCGGCCTGTGGCTCGGGTTCGGCGGTTTTGTCATCCCCGCGGGTGGTGCCGCGCTGCTGGTGGCCGTCCGCGGTGCCTCCCGGCGCGACGCCGGTGCTATGCTCGGCGCCGGCGCGCTGGTGCTTGGCGTTCTTGTCGCGCAGGACGCTCATGCGGAGGACGTCGCGTGCACGCGTCGTGCGCTGCGCACCGGCGCGGTGCGCGCGAGACTCCTCGAGCCCCTGCGAGCCGGAGGTACCGCATCCGCCCGCGCCGTATCGTGCGGGCTCCGCGTGCGGATCTCTGCCGCCGCGGGTGCGACCGTCGCTTCGGGCACCGTGGTCGACGTGTCCGGATCGTTCCGGCGATCCGGTGGCGGACTCGCGGTGCGCCGTGCGCGCGTCGTGGTGCATGAGGCCCCGGCTCTGCTCGAGCGGTGGCGCGCACGCGTGAGCGCCATGATGGATCGTCGATTCGAAGACGACGCCCCGTTGGCCCGCGCCCTCGTCCTCGCCGAACAGTACGACCTGCCGAGCGATCTCAGGACTCGTTATGCAGACGCCGGCATCATCCACATGGTGTCCGTCTCAGGCCTGCACGTGTCGATCATCGCCGGCGGGCTGCTCGCCGCGTTTGCTGCCGTCGGGTTACCGGGACGCGTCGCCCCGTTCGCGGCGATCCTGGTCCTCGTCGCATACGTCGCTTTCATCGGCGCGCCGCCACCCGCCGTCCGGTCGGCTGCCATGCTCGCCCTGACGCACGTTGCGAAATGGCTCCAGCGCCCGACCTGCCCGTGGGCCATCTGGGCCGTGGGCAGCGGCGTGTCGCTGATCGAGCCGCGTATTGCGATCGACCTGGGCTGGCTACTCAGTGTTGGCGGGATGGCCGGCCTCATCGCCAGTGGCGGCCTCGCGTCGCGGTGGTTCGGTCCGCTGGTCGGGTGGCGTCGCCCCATGGTGGAGGGCGTCGTGGCGACCGGCGTGGCGACGATCGTGAGCGCGCCAATCGTCGCATGGACCTTTGGTCGGTTGAGTGTGGCCGCGGTGGTCACCAACCTGGCGGCAGGACCGCTCTTCAACGTGGCGCAGCCGCTGCTGTTTGCCACCGTGCTTCTGGAGTGGATCGCCCCGGTGGCCGCGTACCTTGGCGACGCGACGCGCGCGGCGCTCGCCCTCATCGGTGGGGTCGCCCGTATCGGTGCGGCGATTCCATTCGGCGTCATCGCCGTTGCGCCATCGGCGGTGACGGGGATCGCGATCACGGTGGTCGCGGTGTCCACGGTGGTGGCCTGCGTGGTGCAGCGTTGGCAGCGTCCCATGGGCGTCGCGCTTGGCGCGCTGGTCCTGGCGACGTGGTGGCCACATCTGCCCGGCCCGGCGGGGCGGCTCGAACTGCACGTCATCGACGTGGGGCAGGGCGACGCCGTGGCCCTGCGCTCCCCACGCGGGCGATGGATCGTGGTGGACGCGGGCAACGCCTGGCGAGGAGGGGATGCGGGCGCGGCAATCGTGGCGCCTTACCTGCGACGGCGGGGTGGAGACGTCGTGCACGTCGTCATGACTCACCCGCACGCCGATCATGTCGGCGGCGTACGGTCGCTGGTGGGCCTCGCGGGTGTCGACACGCTCTGGGATCCTGGGTACCACGGCGCGAGCCCTGCCTATCGCGAAGCGCTGGACTCCGCCCTGGCGCGGCGAGTGGTGTGGAAGCGCGCCGTCGCCGGCGATTCCATGAATCTCGACGGGGTCCGGGTCGATGTGCTGGCGCCGGCCACATCCTGGGTGCCCATGCAGACGAACCCTAACGAGGCAAGCGCCGTCCTTCGCATCCGGTATGGCACGATCACGATGCTGCTCACCGGCGACGCCGAGGCTGGCGCTGAAGGCTGGCTGGTGCAGCGATACGGCCGAGGTCTGCGCGCCGACGTGCTCAAGGTCGGTCATCACGGAAGCGGCACCAGCAGCACCGCGTCATTTCTCGATGCCGTGCAGCCGCGCCTTGCGCTGATCTCGGTAGGCGCCGACAACGACTACGGCCACCCGTCGGCGGCCGTGTTGCAGTCCCTCGACGCGCGCGGGGTGCATGTGTTGCGCACAGACGACGACGGGACCATCATGCTCGCGACCGACGGCGTGAGCATCGACTACCGGACTCAGGACAGCAGATGGACATCCTTGCCGCGCTCGCACGCGCCCTCGTCGGGGTCCCCTCGGTGA
- a CDS encoding late competence development ComFB family protein: MKNAIEEIADEVFQQLRERHADFCSCPQCRDDVITRALNQLRPRYISGSPIGSAVTRVALSQRQARAEMSVVMLEAMQVVRTNPRHIAEGVGRSA, translated from the coding sequence ATGAAGAACGCCATCGAAGAGATCGCCGACGAAGTATTCCAGCAGCTGCGCGAACGCCATGCGGATTTTTGCTCATGTCCGCAATGCCGTGATGACGTGATCACGCGCGCGCTGAACCAACTTCGGCCCCGGTACATCAGCGGGTCACCGATCGGCTCCGCCGTGACCCGGGTCGCCCTGTCGCAGCGTCAGGCTCGCGCCGAGATGTCGGTGGTGATGCTCGAGGCCATGCAGGTCGTGCGCACCAACCCGCGCCACATCGCGGAAGGAGTTGGGCGCTCGGCGTAG
- the miaB gene encoding tRNA (N6-isopentenyl adenosine(37)-C2)-methylthiotransferase MiaB, which produces MSSPRQTVYVETYGCQMNVSDSELILGTLAADGYAPVETPDEADVILVNTCAIRDHAEQRVIGRLGELKRNMRPGAVVGVAGCMAQRLGPQLLAHARHVSLVVGPDGYRALPQLVARAREGERSVKTAFDLEEHYADVVPRRSDRVRAWIPVQRGCDYKCTYCIVPFTRGAERSRGLDEVVREVTHAVGDGLSEVTLLGQTVNSWSEGNRGFGDLLRAVGAVPGLRRLRFTSPHPNDFSDDVIAAMADVPAVCEHVHLPLQSGSTSVLKRMLRRYTREGYLECVDRLRARIPGLSVTTDIIVGFPGETDEDFDETVSLVRQVGFDDAFTFRFSPREGTPATRMPDEWQIGDGVAQARLDRLIEVVRSGARERNLRLLGARREVLVEKPARRGELLQARSRDYKTVLIQGDESLIGRYVTVELTGTTGSTFTGTVIRERAALPMAGEASQPHVA; this is translated from the coding sequence GTGAGCAGCCCCCGCCAGACGGTGTACGTCGAGACGTACGGGTGCCAGATGAACGTGAGTGACTCCGAGCTGATCCTCGGAACGCTCGCTGCCGACGGTTACGCCCCCGTCGAGACGCCTGACGAGGCCGACGTCATCCTGGTGAATACCTGCGCAATCCGCGATCACGCCGAGCAGCGGGTCATTGGCCGCCTCGGAGAACTCAAGCGCAACATGCGGCCCGGAGCGGTCGTCGGCGTCGCCGGGTGCATGGCGCAGCGCCTGGGGCCGCAGCTCCTGGCCCACGCGCGCCATGTGAGCCTCGTGGTCGGGCCGGACGGCTACCGCGCGCTGCCGCAGCTCGTGGCCCGCGCGCGTGAGGGCGAGCGCTCCGTGAAGACGGCGTTCGACCTCGAGGAGCACTACGCCGACGTGGTGCCGCGCCGCTCCGATCGCGTGAGGGCGTGGATCCCGGTGCAGCGGGGGTGCGACTACAAGTGCACGTACTGCATCGTGCCGTTCACGCGCGGCGCGGAGCGCAGCCGCGGCCTCGATGAGGTCGTCCGTGAGGTCACGCACGCGGTGGGCGACGGTCTCTCCGAGGTGACGCTGCTTGGGCAGACGGTGAACTCCTGGAGCGAGGGCAACCGCGGATTCGGTGACCTGCTGCGCGCGGTTGGTGCCGTCCCGGGTCTGCGCCGCCTCCGTTTCACGAGTCCGCACCCCAACGACTTCTCCGACGACGTCATTGCGGCCATGGCCGACGTCCCCGCGGTGTGCGAGCACGTACACCTGCCGCTGCAGTCCGGGTCGACGTCGGTGCTCAAGCGCATGCTGCGACGCTACACGCGTGAAGGCTACCTCGAGTGCGTTGATCGCCTGCGTGCACGCATCCCCGGGCTCTCCGTCACGACCGACATCATCGTCGGGTTTCCTGGCGAGACCGACGAGGACTTCGACGAGACCGTCTCGCTCGTCAGGCAGGTCGGCTTCGACGATGCGTTCACCTTCCGCTTCTCGCCTCGGGAGGGAACCCCTGCGACGCGCATGCCTGACGAGTGGCAGATCGGCGACGGCGTGGCCCAGGCGCGTCTCGACCGGCTCATCGAGGTGGTGCGCTCGGGCGCGCGCGAGCGCAACCTCCGACTCCTGGGTGCGCGACGCGAGGTGCTGGTGGAGAAACCGGCGCGCCGCGGCGAACTGCTGCAGGCCCGCTCCCGTGACTACAAGACCGTGCTGATCCAGGGCGACGAGTCGCTCATCGGCCGGTATGTCACGGTGGAGCTCACGGGCACCACCGGCTCGACCTTCACGGGGACCGTGATCCGGGAGCGCGCGGCCCTCCCCATGGCCGGCGAGGCATCGCAGCCACACGTCGCGTAG
- a CDS encoding MiaB/RimO family radical SAM methylthiotransferase codes for MKVYIETYGCRANHYDSETVRAMVVRGGGTVVASSDDADVAVFNSCTVTAEAERDLRKGIRRAQRTGRPLQTLVMGCMSSGADAGLARLGVDHLMPGADFPRIAEALALPASSLGTASTQQGARALLRIQDGCDAHCTFCATTLARGANRSRPAADLVTEATELALHHPEIVLTGVHIGTWGHDLGASLGDLVAQLVAEVPRVRFRLSSIEATEVDATLAELLQNPDRVAPHLHAPLQSGSDAILRRMGRHWYSADTYARAITRIVAGRGTFGLGADLIAGFPGETEADHAATVALVRDLPFTYLHVFPWSPRPGTAAERLSGRVDVACAQERALELRELGAERRAAYSISRDGTDADVVAVRGDRPEGLTGDYLAVRLEGARLPRGSRARMRLQATASGLVASSLVPSVA; via the coding sequence GTGAAGGTCTACATCGAGACCTACGGGTGCCGGGCCAATCACTACGACTCCGAGACCGTCAGGGCGATGGTGGTTCGGGGCGGAGGGACCGTCGTGGCGTCGAGTGACGACGCCGATGTCGCCGTGTTCAACAGCTGCACGGTGACCGCGGAGGCGGAGCGGGACCTGCGGAAGGGCATTCGTCGCGCGCAACGGACGGGACGGCCGCTGCAAACGCTCGTGATGGGATGCATGTCGTCAGGCGCCGACGCCGGACTGGCGCGCCTCGGCGTCGACCACCTCATGCCCGGCGCAGACTTCCCCCGGATCGCCGAGGCGCTTGCGCTGCCGGCGTCATCGCTGGGGACGGCGAGCACACAACAGGGCGCGCGCGCGCTCCTCCGTATCCAGGACGGCTGTGACGCCCATTGCACGTTCTGTGCGACCACGCTTGCGCGAGGGGCCAACCGGTCCCGACCCGCCGCGGATCTGGTCACCGAGGCGACGGAGCTCGCGCTTCACCATCCGGAGATCGTGCTCACCGGCGTGCACATCGGCACCTGGGGCCATGACCTCGGCGCGTCGTTAGGCGACCTGGTCGCGCAACTCGTCGCCGAGGTGCCTCGGGTCCGGTTCCGCCTGTCGTCGATCGAGGCGACGGAAGTCGACGCGACCCTCGCCGAACTCCTGCAGAACCCCGATCGCGTGGCGCCTCACCTGCACGCCCCGCTGCAGTCCGGGTCCGACGCCATCCTGCGCCGCATGGGACGCCACTGGTACTCGGCGGACACCTATGCCCGGGCCATCACGCGCATCGTGGCCGGCCGCGGGACGTTTGGTCTGGGCGCCGACCTGATCGCCGGGTTCCCGGGCGAGACCGAGGCCGATCACGCGGCCACGGTGGCGCTGGTGCGTGACCTGCCGTTCACCTACCTCCACGTGTTCCCGTGGTCTCCGCGGCCGGGAACGGCCGCCGAACGGCTGTCAGGGCGGGTTGACGTGGCGTGTGCGCAGGAAAGGGCGCTGGAACTCCGGGAGCTTGGCGCCGAACGCCGGGCGGCTTACAGCATCTCGCGCGATGGGACGGACGCCGACGTGGTGGCGGTGCGCGGCGACCGGCCCGAAGGACTCACGGGGGACTATCTTGCGGTTCGCCTCGAGGGAGCCCGGCTCCCGCGAGGATCGCGGGCCCGGATGCGGTTGCAGGCGACCGCGTCCGGCCTGGTGGCCTCTTCCCTCGTTCCCTCGGTCGCGTGA
- a CDS encoding response regulator, translated as MTARLGEAPVILIADDSQANCELLAEQLHSLGFRTIMAHDARAALAAVWEHRPDLVILDVQMPAGDLEVADRSAGYEVCRRIKADPASARIPIVFVTALTESTDRLLAIEAGGDDFLVKPHNRLVLGARVRSLLRLKTATDALEESFKRLRELERVRDDLMKMIVHDLKTPLTSILATLELLGDGDLGPLETMQRSAVQDAMGKSDELLNLIDDLLEVRRIEETSIALTLEEIDTVRLVDELIRESASRFEQERTTVHRRLDEAVPPIRGDRALLRRVLGNLIQNALIHSARPIDLWLAIQLDEAGVRISVRDNGPGIAPEFHESIFRKFQKGAARRESRPRTSGLGLTFCRLVVEAHGGRIWVESAVGEGSTFHVLLPVDPPSQTMRLGASP; from the coding sequence ATGACCGCGCGCCTCGGAGAGGCGCCGGTCATCCTGATCGCCGACGACTCTCAGGCCAACTGCGAGCTACTCGCCGAGCAGTTGCACTCGCTCGGGTTCCGGACGATCATGGCCCACGACGCGCGCGCCGCCCTCGCGGCGGTCTGGGAGCACCGTCCGGACCTGGTGATCCTCGACGTGCAGATGCCTGCCGGCGACCTCGAGGTGGCCGATCGCAGCGCGGGCTACGAGGTGTGTCGTCGCATCAAGGCGGATCCTGCCTCGGCGCGGATTCCGATCGTGTTCGTCACGGCGCTGACCGAGAGCACCGACCGACTCCTCGCCATCGAGGCGGGTGGCGACGACTTCCTCGTGAAGCCGCACAATCGCCTCGTGCTCGGCGCCCGGGTCCGGTCGCTGCTCCGACTCAAGACCGCGACCGACGCGCTGGAGGAGTCGTTCAAGCGATTGCGAGAGCTCGAGCGCGTGCGCGACGATCTCATGAAGATGATCGTGCACGACCTCAAGACGCCGCTGACCAGCATTCTCGCCACACTCGAATTGCTGGGCGACGGCGATCTGGGGCCGCTCGAGACCATGCAGCGCTCCGCGGTGCAGGACGCGATGGGCAAGTCCGACGAGTTGCTCAACCTCATCGACGACCTCCTCGAGGTGCGTCGGATCGAGGAGACGTCGATCGCGCTCACGCTCGAGGAGATCGACACCGTGCGGCTCGTCGACGAGCTGATTCGCGAGTCCGCGTCGCGGTTCGAGCAGGAGCGGACCACCGTGCATCGGCGGCTCGATGAGGCGGTGCCGCCCATTCGCGGCGATCGCGCGCTCCTGCGACGCGTACTGGGCAACCTCATCCAGAACGCGCTCATACACTCGGCGCGCCCGATCGACCTGTGGCTCGCGATCCAACTCGACGAAGCAGGCGTCCGGATTTCGGTGCGCGACAATGGCCCGGGGATCGCGCCTGAGTTTCATGAGTCGATCTTCCGCAAGTTTCAGAAGGGTGCCGCGCGCCGCGAATCACGGCCGCGCACATCCGGGCTTGGGCTCACGTTCTGTCGGCTGGTGGTCGAGGCACATGGTGGCCGCATCTGGGTCGAGAGCGCGGTGGGCGAAGGGAGCACCTTCCACGTGCTGCTGCCGGTCGATCCGCCGTCGCAGACGATGCGACTGGGCGCTTCGCCGTGA
- a CDS encoding EutN/CcmL family microcompartment protein, translating to MKLGRVSGTVVSTRKDPSLESLKLLIVENVTTGLEKEGGYVVAVDSVGAGVGEVVLYASGSSARLTNVTRDRPVDAVIMAIVDSFDVEGRVTRLA from the coding sequence ATGAAGCTCGGTCGTGTGTCCGGGACCGTCGTGTCCACGCGCAAGGATCCTTCTCTCGAGTCGCTCAAGCTGCTCATCGTCGAGAACGTGACGACCGGGCTCGAGAAGGAGGGTGGGTATGTGGTCGCCGTGGACAGCGTGGGGGCCGGGGTCGGTGAAGTTGTCCTGTATGCCAGCGGAAGTTCAGCACGACTCACGAACGTTACCAGGGATCGGCCGGTAGATGCGGTCATCATGGCCATTGTCGATAGTTTCGATGTGGAAGGACGTGTTACACGCCTTGCGTAG
- a CDS encoding cytidine deaminase, whose protein sequence is MPPTGRVGAQTAFDVLQHAYAPYSQFRVGATLVADDGTEYHGCNVENASYPAGICAERSALSAAIAAGQRRFTQLVVATEATEPTPPCGLCRQALVEFAPHLEVVSVTVDGRRASWRLTELLPHPFTPVSLAHR, encoded by the coding sequence GTGCCGCCGACGGGTCGGGTGGGTGCGCAGACGGCGTTCGACGTGCTGCAGCATGCGTACGCCCCGTACTCGCAGTTTCGCGTGGGCGCGACGCTCGTGGCGGACGACGGAACCGAGTATCACGGATGCAACGTCGAAAATGCGTCGTACCCGGCGGGAATCTGCGCGGAGCGGTCGGCGCTGAGTGCCGCGATCGCGGCGGGCCAGCGACGGTTCACGCAGTTGGTGGTGGCCACCGAAGCTACCGAGCCCACGCCACCGTGCGGGCTGTGTCGCCAGGCACTCGTCGAATTTGCCCCGCACCTCGAAGTGGTGAGCGTCACCGTCGATGGCCGCCGGGCCTCGTGGCGCCTGACCGAGTTGCTGCCGCACCCGTTCACTCCGGTGTCGCTCGCTCACCGATGA
- a CDS encoding phosphopentomutase, which translates to MRRAALVVLDGVGIGAAHDADRYGDADSNTLGHVAEHTPDFSLPTLEALGIGSLLSLPGVDPIAGTAARCALEPASAGKDSTTGHWELCGVHLDRPFPTWPAGFPAEVVREFERLTGRRVLGNVAASGTEILERHADEHVATGAWILYTSADSVFQLAAHEDVVPLDELYAACTAARRMLVPPHDASRVIARPFRGTQGAWVRTANRRDFSIAPAGETLLDALAAAGIARIGVGKVDDLFAGRSITSTHTRSNAEGIHHIQAWMADGASGFLFANLVDFDQLYGHRNDVPGFYRALRELDAGLPDLLAFLREDDLLILTADHGNDPTTPSTDHARERVPMLMVGPRVRPVHLPVRRTFSDVGATIAEWFGLGFRGRGTSFLADVLT; encoded by the coding sequence GTGAGACGGGCTGCGCTCGTGGTGCTCGACGGGGTCGGTATCGGCGCGGCGCATGATGCCGACCGCTACGGCGACGCCGACAGCAATACGCTTGGTCACGTCGCGGAACACACGCCGGACTTCTCGCTCCCGACGCTGGAGGCGCTTGGGATAGGATCGTTGCTCTCGTTGCCCGGGGTGGACCCGATCGCAGGCACGGCAGCGCGTTGTGCCCTGGAGCCGGCTTCGGCGGGCAAGGACTCCACCACGGGCCACTGGGAATTGTGCGGCGTCCACCTCGACCGGCCGTTTCCCACCTGGCCCGCGGGATTTCCGGCCGAGGTCGTGCGGGAGTTCGAACGCCTAACGGGGCGTCGCGTGCTCGGCAACGTGGCGGCAAGTGGCACCGAGATTCTGGAGCGCCACGCCGACGAGCACGTGGCGACGGGTGCGTGGATCCTCTATACCTCGGCCGACTCGGTGTTTCAGCTCGCCGCGCACGAGGACGTCGTGCCGCTCGATGAACTCTATGCGGCATGCACCGCCGCGCGGCGGATGCTGGTCCCCCCGCACGACGCGTCGCGCGTCATCGCGCGGCCATTTCGGGGGACGCAGGGCGCGTGGGTGCGGACGGCCAACCGGCGTGATTTCTCCATCGCGCCCGCGGGCGAAACACTGCTCGATGCCCTCGCCGCAGCCGGGATTGCCCGCATCGGCGTCGGCAAGGTCGACGACCTGTTTGCCGGACGGTCCATCACATCGACCCATACGCGCAGCAACGCCGAGGGTATCCACCACATCCAGGCCTGGATGGCGGACGGGGCGAGTGGGTTCCTCTTCGCCAACCTTGTAGATTTCGACCAGCTCTACGGGCACCGAAACGACGTTCCGGGGTTCTACCGGGCGCTCCGCGAACTGGACGCGGGGCTCCCGGACCTGCTGGCTTTTCTCCGCGAGGACGACCTGCTCATTCTGACCGCCGATCACGGGAACGATCCGACCACGCCGTCCACGGACCACGCTCGCGAGCGCGTGCCGATGTTGATGGTGGGGCCGCGGGTCCGCCCGGTGCACCTCCCGGTGCGGAGGACGTTCTCCGACGTCGGAGCCACGATCGCCGAGTGGTTCGGACTTGGCTTTCGCGGGCGTGGGACCTCGTTTCTCGCCGACGTGCTGACGTGA
- the alr gene encoding alanine racemase, with protein MDSHAQRCWVEVDLAALVRNASAMRQRSGKPLLPMVKGDAYGLGAVEVCRALEGLDPWGHGVGTLDEARELRCAGIRRRVLVFTPLLPAEYREARELGVTPTLGSAESLTAWIAAGGGPWHLAIDTGMHRSGIEWWRIGELSALLASSPPEGAFTHFHSPDVERLLQEQLARFRDAIRAMPSRPSVVHCENGPAVERHAPSPWDMVRPGVFLYGVGGGPGSKMVPEPVAHLRARVVALHTVRRGETVSYGATWTAPSDRRVATLAIGYADGYRRLFSSRGEAIVAGARAPVVGRVTMDMTMIDVTDVPCAVGDVATLLGRDGDDHLDINRICDAVDLLPYEMLVGLKLRARRVYLPSPGTAV; from the coding sequence ATGGATTCGCATGCACAGCGGTGCTGGGTCGAGGTCGATCTCGCCGCCCTCGTCCGAAACGCCAGTGCGATGCGCCAACGCTCCGGCAAGCCCCTGCTGCCGATGGTCAAGGGCGACGCCTACGGATTGGGAGCGGTCGAGGTGTGTCGGGCGCTCGAAGGCCTGGACCCCTGGGGCCATGGTGTCGGCACGCTCGACGAGGCCCGCGAGCTTCGATGCGCTGGCATTCGTCGGCGCGTGCTGGTCTTCACGCCACTCCTGCCTGCGGAGTATCGAGAGGCGCGAGAGCTGGGCGTCACGCCAACCCTCGGCTCCGCGGAATCCCTCACGGCGTGGATCGCGGCCGGTGGCGGCCCGTGGCACCTGGCGATTGACACCGGAATGCACCGCTCCGGCATCGAGTGGTGGCGGATCGGCGAGCTCTCCGCGCTGCTCGCATCGAGTCCGCCCGAAGGTGCATTCACGCATTTCCACTCGCCGGATGTGGAGCGTTTGCTGCAGGAGCAGCTGGCGCGGTTTCGTGACGCCATCCGGGCGATGCCAAGTCGCCCGAGCGTGGTGCACTGCGAGAACGGGCCGGCCGTCGAGCGGCACGCCCCGTCGCCATGGGACATGGTTCGCCCGGGGGTGTTCCTCTACGGCGTGGGCGGAGGGCCCGGGTCGAAGATGGTACCGGAACCCGTCGCGCATCTGCGGGCGCGCGTGGTGGCGCTCCACACCGTGCGCCGGGGGGAAACGGTGTCGTACGGCGCGACCTGGACAGCCCCGAGTGACCGGCGCGTTGCGACGCTGGCGATCGGGTATGCCGATGGGTACCGGCGACTCTTCTCTTCACGGGGAGAGGCAATCGTTGCCGGCGCGCGGGCGCCCGTCGTGGGCCGCGTCACGATGGACATGACGATGATCGACGTGACGGACGTGCCGTGCGCGGTTGGGGATGTGGCAACCCTGCTTGGGCGCGACGGTGACGATCATCTGGATATCAACCGGATCTGCGACGCCGTGGACTTGCTGCCGTACGAGATGCTCGTGGGACTCAAGCTACGGGCGCGACGCGTGTACCTGCCGTCACCGGGAACTGCGGTTTGA
- the mazG gene encoding nucleoside triphosphate pyrophosphohydrolase, which yields MQPKATLEDTLSLMRDLRARCEWDAAQTHASLRPYLVEEAHELDDAIRDESDAHIREELGDVLLQVLFHSVVAEERGAFDIGDVAGGLIDKMHRRHPHLYGDGVRVGWEQLKAHSRPSIEHGLASGLPSLHRAHRLQDRAAGVGFDWDDIEGPTEKVAEELAEVREHLGDARPRGDGHAAPAADERHAALEGELGDLLFAVVNLCRKAGVHASIALDRANAKFARRFTAIERLAEARGIDVKTAGLAVLDGLWDEVKLIERG from the coding sequence ATGCAACCCAAGGCCACGCTTGAAGATACGCTCTCCTTGATGAGGGATCTCCGAGCCCGCTGCGAGTGGGATGCGGCCCAGACCCACGCAAGCCTGCGCCCATATCTCGTCGAGGAGGCGCATGAGCTCGACGACGCCATCCGGGATGAGAGCGATGCGCACATCCGCGAGGAGTTGGGCGATGTGCTCCTTCAGGTGCTCTTCCATTCCGTGGTCGCCGAGGAGCGTGGCGCCTTTGACATCGGCGACGTGGCCGGCGGTCTGATCGACAAGATGCACCGCCGACATCCTCACCTGTACGGCGATGGGGTTCGCGTGGGCTGGGAGCAGCTCAAAGCCCACAGCCGGCCGTCGATCGAACACGGACTGGCATCGGGACTGCCGTCGTTGCACCGCGCCCATCGTCTGCAGGATCGCGCCGCGGGCGTCGGGTTCGACTGGGACGATATCGAGGGCCCTACTGAGAAGGTCGCCGAAGAGCTGGCCGAAGTACGCGAGCATCTCGGCGACGCGCGGCCTCGTGGCGACGGCCATGCCGCTCCCGCAGCGGACGAGCGGCACGCGGCCCTGGAGGGGGAACTCGGCGACCTGCTGTTTGCCGTGGTGAACCTGTGTCGAAAGGCGGGAGTCCACGCGAGCATTGCCCTGGATCGAGCCAACGCCAAGTTCGCCCGCCGGTTCACCGCGATCGAGCGACTTGCCGAGGCCCGTGGGATTGACGTGAAGACCGCTGGCCTTGCCGTGCTCGATGGACTCTGGGACGAGGTGAAGCTGATCGAGCGCGGCTGA
- a CDS encoding DUF1572 family protein, whose translation MSIEVRFIERARYYLGVEYPAKVRAAIKAMPEEAIWWRPHDEANSVGNLVMHLTGNVRQWIVSGIGGAPDARRRELEFATRGGITADALIDLLERTLSEVDATLAKVTPEQLMERRSIQGRETTVFAAIFHVVEHFSTHVGQIVWIGKMCSAPGAIRFYDDANNAAPLFLGDGRGDVD comes from the coding sequence ATGTCGATCGAGGTCCGATTCATCGAGCGCGCCCGCTACTACCTGGGGGTCGAGTATCCCGCCAAGGTGCGCGCGGCCATCAAGGCCATGCCCGAAGAAGCCATCTGGTGGCGTCCCCATGACGAGGCCAACAGCGTCGGCAACCTGGTCATGCATCTCACGGGCAACGTGCGCCAGTGGATCGTCTCGGGCATTGGCGGCGCCCCCGATGCCAGACGTCGAGAGCTGGAGTTCGCGACGCGTGGAGGGATCACGGCCGACGCGCTCATCGACCTGCTGGAGCGTACGCTGAGCGAGGTCGATGCGACTCTGGCGAAGGTCACGCCCGAACAGCTGATGGAGCGGCGCTCCATTCAGGGACGCGAGACCACGGTCTTCGCGGCGATCTTTCACGTGGTGGAACACTTCTCCACGCACGTCGGCCAGATCGTGTGGATCGGAAAGATGTGCAGTGCCCCCGGGGCCATCCGTTTCTACGACGACGCCAACAACGCGGCGCCGCTGTTCCTCGGAGACGGGCGCGGCGACGTGGACTGA